A single window of Crassostrea angulata isolate pt1a10 chromosome 8, ASM2561291v2, whole genome shotgun sequence DNA harbors:
- the LOC128159941 gene encoding protein shisa-5-like isoform X2: MAVHQFMLSCVLATIFPDAVWSGTYCYYYYYSYYCYYYYYNYDIPIGSIIGAVVGGIISLIFLCVIIVAVCMVCCKKKTTGTVIQPAGFSTTYNTHPQYPQSWGVQPTAPPIPGYSYSHQQPYPPPPPVSQTMPPPTYAESVVSGQPLRFSS; the protein is encoded by the exons ATGGCGGTGCATCAATTCATGTTAAGTTGTGTATTAGCAACCATTTTTCCTG ATGCAGTTTGGAGCGGCACGTATTGCTACTATTATTATTACTCATACTACTGTTACTATTATTACTACAACTATGACAT ACCCATTGGATCTATCATTGGTGCAGTGGTGGGAGGAATCATTAGTCTCATATTTTTGTGCGTCATTATTGTTGCCGTCTGCATGGTCTGTTGTAAGAAGAAGACAACAGGAACCGTAATCCAGCCAGCCGGTTTTTCAACAA CATATAATACACATCCCCAGTATCCTCAAAGTTGGGGAGTACAGCCAACAGCTCCACCTATTCCGGGATATAGCTATAGCCATCAACAACCGTATCCACCCCCGCCACCTGTGTCACAGACGATGCCCCCGCCGACGTATGCCGAGAGCGTGGTTTCCGGACAACCCCTACGATTTTCCAgttaa
- the LOC128159941 gene encoding protein shisa-5-like isoform X1 has product MAVHQFMLSCVLATIFPDAVWSGTYCYYYYYSYYCYYYYYNYDIPIGSIIGAVVGGIISLIFLCVIIVAVCMVCCKKKTTGTVIQPAGFSTTAYNTHPQYPQSWGVQPTAPPIPGYSYSHQQPYPPPPPVSQTMPPPTYAESVVSGQPLRFSS; this is encoded by the exons ATGGCGGTGCATCAATTCATGTTAAGTTGTGTATTAGCAACCATTTTTCCTG ATGCAGTTTGGAGCGGCACGTATTGCTACTATTATTATTACTCATACTACTGTTACTATTATTACTACAACTATGACAT ACCCATTGGATCTATCATTGGTGCAGTGGTGGGAGGAATCATTAGTCTCATATTTTTGTGCGTCATTATTGTTGCCGTCTGCATGGTCTGTTGTAAGAAGAAGACAACAGGAACCGTAATCCAGCCAGCCGGTTTTTCAACAA CAGCATATAATACACATCCCCAGTATCCTCAAAGTTGGGGAGTACAGCCAACAGCTCCACCTATTCCGGGATATAGCTATAGCCATCAACAACCGTATCCACCCCCGCCACCTGTGTCACAGACGATGCCCCCGCCGACGTATGCCGAGAGCGTGGTTTCCGGACAACCCCTACGATTTTCCAgttaa